Proteins from one Ahaetulla prasina isolate Xishuangbanna chromosome 2, ASM2864084v1, whole genome shotgun sequence genomic window:
- the IER2 gene encoding immediate early response gene 2 protein, with the protein MEVQKEAQRIMTMSVWKMYHSRMQRGGLRLHRSLQLSLVMRNARDLYLSAKLEEEDEMGGGSVENFPGRQPDLDLQGTAPSPQHLEGPPAILFPPAQQEAPPPTPQPCGSLDPEPMETQEGPSSSLPAHSLTQTAWSRGALGPLPVSRKPSRKRRSSSLGKIGAAEAGLVPSKKAKLAEEEGERQPQRQEGPFPSLARILQDRFSSLILQPPPAKGAEEPKANCRQGDGVLSIMVRAVVAF; encoded by the coding sequence ATGGAGGTGCAGAAAGAAGCGCAGCGTATTATGACGATGTCGGTGTGGAAGATGTATCACTCGCGCATGCAGCGCGGAGGCCTCCGACTCCACCGCAGCCTGCAGCTCTCCCTCGTGATGAGGAACGCCCGCGACCTCTACCTCTCGGCCAAGCTGGAGGAAGAGGACGAGATGGGCGGAGGAAGCGTGGAAAATTTTCCCGGGCGGCAGCCGGACCTAGACCTACAAGGAACAGCGCCCAGCCCGCAGCATCTGGAGGGTCCTCCGGCAATCCTCTTCCCCCCAGCCCAACAGGAGGCGCCTCCACCCACGCCACAGCCCTGCGGCAGCCTGGATCCGGAACCTATGGAAACCCAGGAGGGGCCCAGTAGCAGCTTGCCCGCGCATTCCTTGACCCAGACGGCTTGGAGCCGGGGCGCCTTGGGGCCTCTGCCAGTCAGCAGGAAGCCGAGCCGCAAGCGCCGCAGCAGCAGCCTAGGCAAGATTGGCGCCGCCGAAGCCGGCCTGGTGCCTAGCAAGAAAGCGAAGTTGGCGGAGGAGGAAGGCGAGCGGCAGCCCCAGAGGCAAGAAGGGCCCTTTCCGAGCTTAGCCCGAATCCTGCAGGACCGGTTCTCTAGCTTGATCCTCCAGCCTCCGCCGGCCAAAGGCGCCGAGGAGCCCAAAGCGAACTGCAGACAAGGCGACGGCGTGCTGAGCATAATGGTGAGGGCCGTGGTAGCCTTCTAA